TTTCTGTGGAGTCTTTTGTCAGTATTGAGTAAGAAACGACACAGACTCTCCAGAAGCCCGGTTTGCATAAAGCGCGAATCTTTACTATGGATCCTCTTTTTATACATTGTTCTGATACAGATAGACCTGGTTGGTCAATTAATcaatacatttcacctgattggctAAATAACAAGATGTCTTTCTTATAAACAATCcttgagaaaaacaagaaaacagagagtaggaaaacaccacctgcaggttgtttatgATAATAAGCTATTCTTGCTCTCTGACCAGGCAGTCACATCCACAGGTCCTcctttttgtttaaaggagGAGGCGGTGTTTGTAATCCTCTGCGAGGATCCTTGCagaaaggagaacaaacacagctccagaGGTTCCTCTAGCGGTTGCTAGTTATCACTCAGAACCTCAATCGGACACCATTTTGAAATGGTCGGAGAGATCAAATCTTGTGTTTCCCTCTTAgaagaaatacattattaatCTTAAAATATGTTACCTATTCCAATACAATCTCAATACTAAGTCTAACACAGTAACAACTTATCATTAATTTGTTCAAAGAACTGATAGTCTTAGCCTGTCAACAGTCCTTTTTCAAAAACAAAGGATGGAATGTTCACTCCCCACTCGTGGAGGGGCCATCTGATTGATGGTCGACAAACATCTCGATCATCGTTCGGAGGTTGCCTGTTGGCCACATTCTGTTTCTGGTGTAGCAAATCAGAGTAGAAACAGCTCGCAGGTACCCATTGTACTCCAGTATCTGTGGAAACACATGCATACCTGCGTCCCCAAGTGAAAAGGTTGTACAGGCCCTCCCATTTACTAGTGGCTAGGTCCCATATCTGGACTTTCACTTGAGGTAGGTGTGTCTCACCTGAAGAGTGCAAAATGATTTAGAATAACAGATTTCTCTGAATTCTGTGGCACTGTAAGATGATTGATTGTATATAAAGTTTTTTCCAATTGACTATGTGGGGTTTCCCCAGGCATTCCCCTTTTTTGTTTGTCCAGAACACGCTTCAAGATACCATGAGCTAAGAACGTGCATAACTTGTATAGAGCATCCTTATCTTGCAGATCTTGGACCACCCGCCAGGCAATCACATCATGCCTGTCAGCGTGTCCGGAATTTGGGACAGCTTTATACATGAGATAAGCTTAAACCTCTCCTTGTGGTGGAACTGTCTTCCTGAACCACCTGTGTCTTCTCCACTGATGCTAGATTAACTGTCTGACCGGCATACGTGGCTCCTTCCCTGGGACCTAGTGTGGTGTCAGCTTCACACTTCAGCATCCCCACCTTGTCCAACAGGTCCCAACCCCCATTTCTGAAGCTCGCGTTTTAACTGCTTCCCAAAAGCGGCGAGGGTTCCTGGGGCCCACGGTGACCCAGCAGGGGGGCAAAGTCCAGAGATTACTCAGGGACTGACGCTTGTCAGTGCCGGCATTCTGCCGCCAGGGCACACCCCCGCCGGGGGACTGGCCGTTGGCATTCATTGCTGTCGCTGTCCCCATGCAGGGATAGGGAGAacagcctgcaggcagcagggagtgGTGGGCTGGCCGAAGGCTCCAAAGCCGAGGGGCTGACTGCGGACTGTGGAGCTGAGGGGCTGGTTAGAAGCCCAGACATGGGGGTGGCTGGGGGCCCGGCCGCAGATGTCCTGGCTGGAAGTGTAGCGGCAAGCAGCATGGCCGCGGCCAGCAACACTGCTGCTGTCGCTGGGGGCTGCAATGACGAAGCTGCAAAAAGGATAGCATCCCCAAATCTCTCCCAAGAGTCCTGCTATCTCTGTGTTGCAGCCCTTTCTCCGTCATTCCAGCCACGGGAGCTCTGGGCGTCAGTGACACCATGCAGGTGACAGTGGGATTTCAGCCACTGCAGACTGGTGATGGTTCCAGGTCCCCTGTCATGCACTTTGACACAGGTGAGTGCTGGGCCCTTTACAGGACACTCTGTGCCTCCCTCAGAGCAGAGCCCTTTCTAAGCAGAAAGGCTGCTGTGGCCGTGGGTTTAAAGAGGGAGATGATGATAGTTTTCATGGTGTTCATTTTGTAGTCATCTAGTTTGTAGTCATGTAGTTTGTCATCTTGATCATTGTAGAGCTCCTTATAAATGCCATTTCTAGAGAGCAAGTCTGGTATCTGTTGTTTGCATCTCACCTGGGAAACACTCACCTGCAACAGGATTGGTGAGCTTGGTACTGAATCTGAGCCCAGATGAGTCCCAGGAGTTGGTTGGGAATAATGAAGGTTTGAAAGCTCTGGAAATGAGGGAGCCTTTGGTAGGGGTCTGTTCTAGAGGGTGAAATGCTGGCAGGTTGTCCAGGACATCATCATGCTGCGCACATGCAGCTCTCAGCTTGTGATAAATGTATTGATCCATGGAACTGCTCATTCAGCTAAAAGCTGTGACACTTTCTTCTGCTACTTGCGGTTTACTTTGTTCTTTGTGCTTCCATCAGCCAGTGAGCGGAGCAAAGACTCCCCTTTGCTTTGTTCCAGGTGAAGACACCCACACAAGCCTTCATGGAAGATCTGTGGATGCCCACATCAGGCTGCACAGGAATACTGTGACCCTTGAGAAGACGTACATCACCATGTCAAACCGCACAACCGTGCTCATTCACAACCACAGTAATATCACAGCCCCCTTCCAGTGGAAGGCTGTTGAtactggggaagaggaggatcagctggagctgaggtAGGTTTGAAAGATCCATTTCAGTGACATCCCTTGCCCAAGGGTAAAACTAATGTATGGCTTCAGGAGATACTGGTGCTTTTGAATGGCTTAGGGTAAGTAAACCATCCCATCTCTAGCTGCCTCCCCcaagcagttctgtgtcaggaaaagcTGCCTGAGGTGGCTGGTGGATTCTGCCTCAGCTGTGGCAGAGGCTTTGAGCCAGGAGGCTCTCTTGAGGGCTGCTGGCTTTGGAAACCTTTCCTGAGCTTGCAAGTGTGGAGTGAACAAGTGATCGATCCTCTGATCCATTTGGAAGCCCATGGCTCTGGGTCAGCcctttgctgcagagctgctcctgcacttCCACTTCTCTCTGCAAAGATGTGGGGCTTATTAAACCACCTGCTCAGTTTGTctctcctgtggctgcaggctgTGTCAGGAGGAAGAGGACAAGTTGTCTTATTTTCTGAAGGAGTGCAGAGTGGACACCACTTGCCGAGAATGCTTTGCTCTTCCCACCTGCAGCTTCCAGACTGAGGTGGCAAAGGTGCGAGGAGATCCCATGCTGTTCTCTGATGACATTTTCTGCCTTGAGCCGAAGGTAACTGATGGCTGAGAACCTCCCTTCCtgcttctcttcttcctcctcatccctgAATAAGGTCACTTGACTGATCCCTGCCTCAGCTGGCTTTGTGTGCCAAGAGAGAAGTAATCTGCATTCTGGTGAGGTCAGAGAGCTGGTTGCAAAAAGCGTTTCTGCCTGTGGGCTCCTGGCCAACAGCAGGAGCCTGACTAAAGCTTCCAAACTGTTCTCAGTGTTACTGATGAGTGTTACTCACTCCTTGCTTGTCACTGATGCTCTGAAGAACAGCTTACGGGACTGTGGTTGAACCCAAGAAATGTGATGTctgaagagaaatgttttgctgtCTCCTTCTGCTCTAGGAGGGCGAGATCGGGCCGAATTGTTCGGCTGAGATCAGCGTGTCCTTCAAGCCCCAGGTCTACGAGCGAGCGGTTTACTGCAACATCTCGGGTAcggctccttcccctgcctctcTCCCCGCAGCGAAGGCGAGGTGCAAATTCTCCCCCAGATCACTGGGCTCCTGTGTCATTGCTGGCAAGGGTCTGTGgtcagcagggcagtgctggcacatgcccactgtccctgcagcttccagggCATCTCCtctagtttgatttttttccttctcagatgTTCTGAATGCTGCCTGTATTTCGTGTGCTCCTCCTCCCTTGGGAAAAACACTCACTGAGATGTACCCAGaagaaggaagaacaaaatTTTCTGGCATTTCCTAAAGTTCCACTATTTCCAAAGTTCCACGTGATTTGCAAATGGCTTTACTCATAATAGCCCTCATTTACTTTTCTTATTGGTGCATGATTCCATTAAGCATTTCTCTCCTGTTCTGGATTACAGACGTTAAGCAGGAAAAatagttctttaaaaaaacacaaaactttGCTATTTCTATAGCTGTATGAAGGGAATCATGTGGTTTCTTCTCCAGTGGTACTGCTGACCTTGCGAATTCAGCTGAGGATAAAGAAACTGAATCATCCACATATTCTTCAGAAGACAAACCTTGAGAAGTTCAGTCCTGAAATTCTTTCTGAAACTGGGATGCTCTTTGAAGAACCTACTGAGTGATAAGAACCTTGAGGAACGGCATTGGCACAGCTTGTTTACCAATAAAGCAGGGAGAATAATGTCCTGTGTGAAGAAATCTGTGAAGGCTGAGCTCTCTATCCAGGCATGGTGCTAATTTCATGAGATCTTGCACAGTCTTTTCCCAGATGATGCTTTTCAGGACAGAGAACTGGATTCTGTCCACCTCTGTTGAGCACCAGGAGCTTTTATAGCCCACCTTAACCACTACTTGAAGTCCCACCATGTCCCTTTGCCACTGGAATTGGATGGCTAATACTCTAAACCCATATCATGAAGCCAAAGGCACCCTTATGATGATCATGGATTACAGTCTGATAGCAAACACATTACCCTGGTGGTACTTTGGCCCAGATAACACTGGGGATTGTGGCAGACTCATAGAAAGAAGACTCTTGGTCAGGTGTGAGATGTGTGACACTGATGATGTGGATCATTATGACTAAACGTATTGCTAATACAGTAGTTACATATTGTCAATGCAGTAATGTAGTAGTGTATTTCCGAGGTTTATTTAAGAGATTGTCTGATGTTTTTGTAATGGTTTGTACCCCAGTTTTCATAAAAATGGTTTAGTCCTATGTTAAATCCTTCCCCTATACCTATCCATCAGCCCAAGTACCTAGCCCCTTTCCAGCTTCTTCGATGTCAGTCCATGAaaccctgcccctgctccctgtcAATCACTGTAAGCCCTTCCCCTTTCTCCAGAACCTTCCCTATCAGTCATGTAATTCCTAGCTCCCCACTGGTTGTACAAGGATATTCTCCTCCCCTTTATCCCCTTATTGGTCACTGTGGATTGT
This Vidua chalybeata isolate OUT-0048 chromosome 11, bVidCha1 merged haplotype, whole genome shotgun sequence DNA region includes the following protein-coding sequences:
- the LOC128793518 gene encoding hydrocephalus-inducing protein homolog isoform X1; this translates as MADRTEVSGTHSLSLMTLNSLKGISASSSLHHWILRPSELHQPLSSFCAFSPLKLMSSFYKKNAVLLPTSPFSVIPATGALGVSDTMQVTVGFQPLQTGDGSRSPVMHFDTGEDTHTSLHGRSVDAHIRLHRNTVTLEKTYITMSNRTTVLIHNHSNITAPFQWKAVDTGEEEDQLELRLCQEEEDKLSYFLKECRVDTTCRECFALPTCSFQTEVAKVRGDPMLFSDDIFCLEPKEGEIGPNCSAEISVSFKPQVYERAVYCNISDVLNAACISCAPPPLGKTLTEMYPEEGRTKFSGIS
- the LOC128793518 gene encoding hydrocephalus-inducing protein homolog isoform X2, which translates into the protein MQFYCQQGEDTHTSLHGRSVDAHIRLHRNTVTLEKTYITMSNRTTVLIHNHSNITAPFQWKAVDTGEEEDQLELRLCQEEEDKLSYFLKECRVDTTCRECFALPTCSFQTEVAKVRGDPMLFSDDIFCLEPKEGEIGPNCSAEISVSFKPQVYERAVYCNISDVLNAACISCAPPPLGKTLTEMYPEEGRTKFSGIS